Part of the Labilibaculum antarcticum genome, ATCCTCAGGAAGTTACTTACCTAATAGAGAAGAAGAAATCATTCAAATAAACCAGTATTACCTTCTGGTGAAAAGGAATATAAATAGGAACCAGTAATGTTGAAAATTGGCTTAACAGGAGGCATCGGATCAGGAAAATCAATTGTTGGGAAAGCATTTGAGATGATGGGAGTTCCTGTTTATGTTGCCGATATTGAGGCGAAAAGATTAATGGTTTCAAATGAGGAAGTGCGGAAATTAATAATTTCCCGTTTTGGACATGGAATTTATGATTCCAATTTAAATTTAAATCGAAAATTATTAGCCGAAATTGTATTCAATGACTCAGAATCATTAAAAGCTATTAATTCAATTGTTCATCCTGCTGTTAGAGCTGATTTTAAAAGATGGAGTAATCAATATTCTCAAATCGCCTATGTGATACAAGAATCTGCTATTCTTTTTGATACGGGTTTATATCGGGATTTCGATAAAATTATTACGGTTACTGCTGAAGAAGAGATAAGAATTCAAAGAGTAGTTGATCGAGATTCGGCGGGTAGAGAACAAATCGTGGAAAGAATGAGAAATCAACTTTCGGAATCTGAAAGGATTGCAAGAGCAGATTTTGTAATTTACAACAGCACGGAGTTGATCCTTCCTCAAATTGACCTGATTGATAAGCAAATTAGGTTTCTGGCCAGCAGATAAATTCAATACATGTTAAACTTTGTTAATAGAATCGCTTTTTTAGAAGTGCGATTTATAAATAGATTATCTTTTGTTTTCTTTGCTTACTAGAAAATAAGGATTGTCAAATAATTTTGGACCAGAAAATGGGAAAATACGGAAGATGGATTGCTGGAGGATTAGGTTGGGCTTTTTTAGGGCCAATTGGTGGTGTGTTAGGGTTTATGTTAGGATCGGCGATAGATACCGTTGAGATTGAGAAAGGTCACGTTCGCGGTACTACAAGGCAAGGTGATTTTGTAATGAGCTTGCTGATTTTGGTTGCTGCTGTAATGAAGGCGGATGGAAAAATATTAAAAGCAGAATTAGATTACGTAAAAGAATATTTGGTAAAAAGTTTTGGTGCTGGACGAGCTAGCGAGGCAATTACCATGCTGCGTGATATTTTAAAACAAAATGTATCCGTAGAAGAGGTTTGTCAGCAAATTCAGCACAATCTAGATTATTCCTCTCGATTACAATTGATGCATTTTTTGTTTGGAATTGCTCAGGCTGACGGAGCTATATCAGAAACAGAGCTGAATTTGATTGATAAAATATCATATTACCTGAAGATTCAATCCGGTGATTATAATTCGATTAAATCCATGTTTAT contains:
- the coaE gene encoding dephospho-CoA kinase (Dephospho-CoA kinase (CoaE) performs the final step in coenzyme A biosynthesis.) — its product is MLKIGLTGGIGSGKSIVGKAFEMMGVPVYVADIEAKRLMVSNEEVRKLIISRFGHGIYDSNLNLNRKLLAEIVFNDSESLKAINSIVHPAVRADFKRWSNQYSQIAYVIQESAILFDTGLYRDFDKIITVTAEEEIRIQRVVDRDSAGREQIVERMRNQLSESERIARADFVIYNSTELILPQIDLIDKQIRFLASR
- a CDS encoding TerB family tellurite resistance protein, producing the protein MGKYGRWIAGGLGWAFLGPIGGVLGFMLGSAIDTVEIEKGHVRGTTRQGDFVMSLLILVAAVMKADGKILKAELDYVKEYLVKSFGAGRASEAITMLRDILKQNVSVEEVCQQIQHNLDYSSRLQLMHFLFGIAQADGAISETELNLIDKISYYLKIQSGDYNSIKSMFIQSTESSYKILDLARDASDDDVKKAYRKMAVKYHPDKVSYLGEDVQEAAKEKFQKLSEAYEKLKKERGFA